Part of the Bacteroidota bacterium genome, ACTCCTCCGCGCTCGCTGAAGGTGGCGCCGATCGCGGGGAGCGCATACGGAATCGAGATCCTGAGGACCTGGATGAGGAACACGACGCTGAAGATCGTCTCGATCATGCGGGGGCCAGGGTTGCGGCCCGCTGCCGGAAGCGAAGCATCCAGCGGTTGGCCAGCCGGGTCAGGATGATCACGAAGAGGATGATGATCGCCTGGAGTATGTTGGCGAGCTCCTTCGGGACGAGGGTATTGATGGTGAGGCTTCCGTATTCCAGGACTCCAAAAAAGAGCGCGGTCGCTATAATGCCGACGGGATGGTTTTTCGCAAGGAGGGCGACCGCGATCCCGATGAACCCGATCCCCTCGGAGAAACCGAGCTCAAAGTAGTGCTTGTACCCGAGCACAAAATTACTTCCGACCAGCCCCGCGAGAGCGCCGGAGAGGGTCATGGCGATGATCATCTGGCCGCGAACCCGAATCCCCCCGTAGAGCGCGGCGTTTCTGTTGAGGCCGGTGGCCCGGAGCTCATACCCGGGCCGCGTCCTCCAGAGGAGGAAATAGATTCCGAAGCAGGCGAGCACTGCCAGAAGGAGGCTGAAATTCACCGGAGCGCCCCGTAACTGATCCATCACGGCTTCGAGGCGTGGTATTTCGGCCGCCTGCGCGATGCGGGGGGTATGCACGCTCGCCGGGACAAAGAACACGTTTGAAACGAGGTAGCTGACAAGGGCCGAGGCGATGAAATTCATCATGATCGTATTGATGACCTCGTGGGAGCCGAACCGGGCCTTCAGAAGACCCGGGACGAATCCCCAGAGGGCGCCGCCCGCCATCCCCGCGAGAAGGGCTGCCGGAATGAGAACGAGAGGGGGGAGCCCCTCGCCTGAAAATCCGACCAGCGCGGTGACGAACGCGCCGACGGTCAGCTGCCCCTCGGCGCCGATATTGAACAGTCCCGCGCGGAAGCTGATCGCCGCGGCGAGCCCGGTGAACATGAGCGGAGTGGCCTTAAAGAGCACCTGGCCGATGCCGTACGCGCTTCCGAACGTCTGCGAGAAGAAGAGGCCGTAGACATCGAGGGGGTTCTTGCCGAGCCCGACGATAAACACCGCCCCGACAAGCAGCGACGCCGCGGAAGCGATCGCAGGGCCGGCGAGAAGGGACACGATATGCGTGACGATCTTCAATTCAGCGCCGCCGCTTCCTGTTTCTGGGACCCCGTCATGTAGAGCCCGAGCTCCCGCTCCGATGTGCCGGAGGAACGAAAACTCCCGGTGATCCGTCCCTCGTACATGACGACGATCCGGTCTGAGAGCGAGAGGAGTTCGGACAGGTCCGACGATACCAGAAGAATCGCCCTCCCCAGGTTCCGTTCCCGTATCATGGCCCGGTGAACGAAGTCGATCGCCCTGATGTCCAGTCCGCGGGTCGGCTGGCAGGCGATGATGAATTCCGTCCCCTTCGAGAGCTCCCTGCCGATGACGACCTTCTGCTGGTTTCCTCCGGAGAGCGAGCCTGCAGGGAGCCGGGCGTCCGGCGGCCTGACGTTATACTCACGGATGATCCACTCCGAGTATTCGTCAATGGCTTTTTGTCGGAGAAGGGAATGCCTCGAAAAGAGGCGTTCGCGGTGCCGGCCAAGGATGAGATTCTCTGCCATGCTGAATTCGACAATGATACCGAACTTGAGCCGGTCCTCCGGGATATGGGCGACGGCGATTTCCCGGCTTCCCGGGAGCAGGTGTATTCCGCCGATCTCCACGGATCCCGCGGATGCCGGCCGGAGCCCTGCAAGGACGTGGACCAGGTCCGATTGCCCGTTCCCCTCGACCGCGGCGATCCCGAGAATCTCGCCGCCCGCAATCGAAAGGGAGACGTCCCTCACGACGGGAAGATTCCGTTCGTTCATTGCGCTGAGGTTCCGGATGATGACGCGCGGATCGGGCGTGCGGGAGGAGGTTTTTTCGGCCGGCGCTCCGGCCTCGTCGCCCACCATCATCCGGGCGAGCTCGCGGACGTTCGTCGACCGTGTTTCCACCTCGCCGGCCACGGAACCGTGACGCATGACCGTCACCCTGTCGCTGATCGAGATGACTTCGCTCAGCTTATGCGTGATCAGAATGACCGTCTTCCCCTGGCTCTTCAACAGCCTGATAGTACCGAAGAACTCCTCGACCTCCTGCGGAGTCAGGACCGGCGTCGGCTCGTCGAGGATGAGCAGTTCCGCCTTCCGGTAGAGGATCTTGAGGATTTCAACCCGTTGCTGCAATCCGACGGAGAGAGAGTCGATCTTCGCCCGGGAATCGACCTGAAGGCGGTATGTTTCCGAGAGCCGGTCGATTTCCCGCTCGGCGTCCCGCATGTTGAGGCTGCCGAAGCGGCCGCCCGGCTCTGTCCCGAGGATGATATTCTCCGTGACGGTAAAGGTGGGAATCAGCATGAAGTGCTGGTGAAGCATGCCGATTCCGAGGGAGATGGCTTTCCGGGGGCTGGTCATGCGCACCTCGCGGCCGTCGACCGAGATCCGGCCCGCATCGGGGGCGTACATGCCGTACAGGATCTTCATGAGAGTGGACTTGCCCGCCCCGTTCTCGCCGACGAGCGCATGGATCTCGCCTTTGCGAATCCGGACGGTGACACGGTCGTTGGCCTTGACGGCGCCGAACGTTTTTGTGATATCCTGCAGTTCAGCGAGGTACACGGAGGCCGGGCGGCTACTGGCGGGAGGAATTATTGATAGGAAACCTTGATTTCCCCGGAGATGATCTTGCTCCGAATCTCCTCGACTTTTGAATGGACGTTGTCGGGGATGAGGGCCTTGTTGTGTTCGTCGTAGATGTAATCGACGCCCTTGGAACGGATGTCGAACATCACCGCGCGGCCGCCGGGAAACTTGCCTTCCTTTTGAGCTTTGATGATTTCGAACACGGAGTTGTCGACGACCTTGATCATGCTCGTCAGGATGTACCCCGGAGCTTCGAGATACTGGTCGGAATCGACCCCGATCGCCAGTTTGTGTTTTTCGCGCGCCGCCTCGAAGACTCCCAGTCCCGTGACCCCCGAGGCGTGGTAGATGATATCCGCTCCCCGGCCGTATTGTCCGAGCCCCAGCTCCTTTCCCTTTCCGGGATTCTTGAACGCGTCCCCGGTGATCCCGGCGTAGGAAACGAGCACGTCGCATCCGGGATTCGCATACTTCGCCCCGGCGACGTACCCGACTTCGAACTTTTTGATGAGCGGCGACTGCATGCCCCCCACGAAACCGATCACATTGGTCTTCGTCATGAGGGCGGCGAGAGCTCCGACCAGAAACGAGCCCTCCTCTTCCTTGAATTCCAGCGCCACGAGGTTGGGAGGGAGGGCTTTGGACGAGTCATAGGTGTAATCGACGCACGCGAAGTTCTTGCCCGGGAACTCCTTCGCGACGTTCGTGATATCGTCCGTGAAGATGAACCCTATTCCGAAAATCAGCCCGATGTCGGCGCGGCTCGCAAACTGCCGGAGGGCGGCTTCCCGGTCGGCTCCCGGCCCCGGCTCGAGGTACTCGAAGTTGATCCCGAGCTCTTTCTTTGCCCTCTCGAGGCCCCTATAGGCCGCGTCGTTGAACGACTTGTCTCCCCGGCCCCCCACATCGAAGACAAGGCCGACGGTCAGCGAGGGGGGAGATTGTTCCTGGTTGTTCTTTTTCCCGCACCCTCCTCCGAGCAGACCGAGGAGCGAGAGCAGCAGTATCGCACAGGTCCGGAGCCGCCGTATTGCGTATGTTCCGATCTTCATGGATTTACCTCTTTATCACCTTTCCGATTCCGAAGGAGGCACGAAACACTTGCGGCAACGGGCTTCGTACACATCGCGTGCTCCCACAACCACCAGCTCCTGTTGCTGGGTGATTCGTTGAGTTCTGTCGGCGGGATTGCCGCAGACCATGCAGATCGCAAGAGTCTTCGTTATATACTCTCCCAGGGCGAGCAGCTCGGGCATAGGCCCGAACGGCCTCCCCCGGTAGTCCTGGTCGAGCCCCGCGATGATGACCCGCTTCCCCGAGTTCGCAAGTCTTTCACAAACTTCAATCAGGCTCGGCTCGAAGAACTGGGCTTCATCCACCCCGATGACTTGAGCCTTCCCGCCTAAGTCACAAATTTCAAGGGGGTTATCAATGACATTTGAAGTCAGAAATTGCTCGCTGTGCGAGACGATCTGCGTCGTGCTGTACCTGTTATCGACCTTCGGCTTGAAGATCACCACCTGCTGCTTGGCAATCTGGGCCCGCCTGAGCCGCCGGATCAACTCTTCGGTCTTGCCGCTGAACATGCACCCGGTGATGACCTCTATCCAGCCGGTGTTGAAGGGCATGTTATGAAGGGTGACTGGTTCCATCTGCATGCTGAATTGGAAGAAGCTTATCCCTGAACGGGACCGGGAGCAGGGCGCCTGACTTGTAGCTTTTCGTCTTTCCTTTTGAATTCACAAGGATGAGCTCGATGTTTCCGGCCAAGTCATGGATCACCTGCCGGCATGCTCCGCACGGAGAGACAAATTCCTCGGAGTCGGTCGCGATCGCCATGGCACTAAAGCTCTTTTCCGACTCCGAGACCGCCTTAAACAGGGCGGTGCGCTCGGCGCAGATCGTCAGGCTGAAGGAGCTCGATTCGATGTTGCAGCCGGAATAAACCTTCCCGGACTTCGCCAGGAGGGCAGCCCCGACGCGGAACCTGGAATATGGTGAGTAGGAGTGTTTCTTGGCTTGTTTTGCGGCTTTAGCAAGCGCCTGATAGTTCACTAGCGGTTCAAGTGATGTGAATCTGGCGAAATATAGAAAAAGCCCCTGTGAGAATCAAGGGAGGAGCCGCGCCTCGTAGACGGACAATTCTTCAAAGAAGAGAGCCCTGGTGTGAACGCACTCCATCGAAAACCCCGCGGCCCGCGCGATCCCGGAAACCCTCGGAATCTCCATATCGGAGGAGAGGATCAAGAGGATGGAGCCCGCCTTGCGCACGAAGCGGCCGGCGAGGGAAAAGAAACCCCGGATGATCGCGTAATCTGCGCCTCCATGCCATGCCATCGCGGCCATGTCCTTCGGATTTCCGGTATAGAAGGGGGGATTGAAGAGAATGGTGTCGAAGCGCTCGCCCGCCCCGAGCGGCTCGAACAGATTGCCGCAGAGCGCCCGCACCCGGACCCGGGCGCGGGATGCGTTCACGCGGGTGGCTTCGGCCGCCGCCGGGTTGATGTCGATGGAGGTGACCGATGCACCCCGGCCGGCCGCGACGAGGGAAAGAATTCCGGAGCCGCATCCCATATCGAGGACCGCCTTCCCCTCCAGGGGCGCTTCCTGCAGGTAGTGCGCGAACGTCTTGCTGCTGAAAAAGAGGCCGGGATGGAAGACCCCGGGAGGGACGTCGAGGGTGTAGCCCATGACTCTCGCCCGGTCGGTCCTCCCGAGCCTGGGCCGGGCATAGAAGCGGTAGGCGACCGAAAAACAAGCCCGCCTCGCGATGGTCCGGATCGACACGCTACCAGTTGACCCGGTGGAGAAGCTTGTATCGGACGAAATTGATGATTTCCTTTTCGACGGGGAGCTTGTAGAAATCTTTCTTCAGGCGCTGGGCCGCCACATATCGGACCGGGTTGGTCCAGAGGCGGACAGACCTGTTCTCCGTCGCAAGTTTCGCGTAGAACTTGAACCGGTTGACATATTCCCGCTCGTCCTCCCTGACCCAGTAGCCCGAGTAGAGGATGAAGTCGATGTCGCTCCATTCCGCGAGCGATGCGGGGAGCCGGTATCCCTTTCTCACGATCTGCTCGTAGAGCTCCGTCCCGGGGTAGGGCGTGAAAAAGAAGATATTGAACTCCATCCCCGGATCGATTCTCTTGATCTGCTTGATGATGTCGAGGGTCTTCAGCGTGTCCTCGAACCCTTCTTCCGGAAACCCGACGATGAACCCGAATGCGGCCCCGATGCCGTGCCGGGCCAGCTTCTCGGCCGAAATGACCGCCTCCTCCGCGAGTGTGTCCTTTTTCATGAGATCGAGCATCTCCTGCGAGCCCGACTCGGCGCCGATCATCACCTTCCGGAGATTCGCCCGGGCGACCTCGCGGAGGAGATCGTCGTCCAGCGGCGCGATCTGGTCGGCGCGGGAGGTTGCGGCCCACGAGAACCGGAAATCCGACTCGTTGATCCCCCTGCAGAACTCGAGCACCCGGTTGCGGTTCGCAAAAAAATTCTCATCCTGAAAAAGCACGTCCTCGACCCGATACTTCCGCACGACCTCGAACACGTCGCTCATCATGCGCCGGGTTTTCAACCCCGACCATCGCCGGCTGTACACGTAGGGATCGGCGCAAAATCCGCACCGGTACGGGCATCCCTGGGAGGAGTAAAAATCAATTTGCCGTCTCCCTTTGAGGCGGAAGTAGGTTTCAATCGGGACGAGGCCGTAATCGTAGGAAGGGAAGTTGTTGATGTCGATGAACTTCCTCTCCGGATTCCGGACAAATTCCCCGTTCCTCAAGTAGGCGAGCCCGGCGATTCCTTCGACGCCGCCTCCCGAGTCGAGGGCATCGAGCAATTCGGCGAAGGTGACTTCCCCCTGGCCCGAGACGCAGAAATCCGCAGCGCCCTCCCGGAGGCACTGTTCGGGAAAGATGGACGGGTGCCACCCGCCCCAGACGACGGGAACGCCGGGGGCCGATTTTTTGGCGAGGGCGGAGATGGCGACGGCATCTTTGATCGGCGTTCCGGTGATGACGGAGACACCGACGCAGACGGCGCGGGGGAGGAGGTCGAGCACTTTTTTGTGTGCGTGCCAGCCGCTCTTTTCGATTCGAGCGTCGATGATTCGAACTTCGTAGCGGGCCGGGTCGATCACCGAGGCCAGTGCGAGGTACTGAAGCGGAATCGTGTAGTACGGAGCGACCGGGTTGTAGAGGATCACAACCGGCCTCGACAATCCCCTAGCGGCCATACTGTTCCGCTCCTTCGATCTCCGGCTGCCGGTACCTGAGCAGTTTCGACAACACGAAGCGGACTTCATAAGGAGCGGTGTAAAACTTCAGATTGTACCGCCACCCGCTCACCGCGCGAAGAAATGCCTTCCTCGCGGCGGTCAGTTTCAGGTCCGAAACTGTCGGATAATATGCGTTCAGCACGCGTTCGAAATTTCTGATTTTTACGATATGGTGCGCCCTGAGCCAGGGCGTCGCCGATTCCTTGCGAAGATCAAGGTGTTGCCATTTCGGGCTCACCCATTCCTCCAGCGTCTTCGGGTATTCAAACCCGTGGGTTTTTGCCTCCTCGTACATCCTCGACCCGGGGAGGAGGACCGGCGCATAGACGTAGAAAATGATTTCGGCCCCGGGGTTGATCTCTTTCACCCTCCGGATGTAGCGGATATCGCGATCGATTCCCGCTTCGACGTCGCCCGAGGGGGACCCGAAGACGAACGACAATTCCGGGATGATGTCAAAATCCTTGATGCGTTTTACAAATTCGAGGACCAGATCGGGCGTTTGCGTGCCCCCCTTGTTCATCAGGCGGAGTGTCTCTTCCGAACTGGTTTCCGCCCCCATGAAGATCATCTTGCAGCCGCTCGCCCTCATCAGGGCAAGCGTGGAATCGGAGAAATGCATCAGGGTGTCGATCCTGGCATCCCCCCACCAGCTGATCCCGCGCCCGAGAAGATTCATGGCAAGTTCGCGCGTTCTGACTTCCGATACGAAAAAGTTGTCGTCGAAAAACTCCACCGAGTCGATCTGGTACTTCTCCTGGAGCTCGAAGAGATCCTTCGCCACTGCGTGGGGATCTTTGGCGAGCCAGCGGCCGTCGTAGATGGCCGCCACCGCACAGAAGCCGCAGGTAAAAGGGCACCCGTAGCTTGAATGATATCCGATGGTACGCCGCCCCAGGTAGGTCCTGGCGAGATATCGCCGGAGGTCGATGCGGTCATACGGAAGGGGAGGAAGGTCGTCGGGATGGGCGAAGGGACGGGGCGGGTTTTTGACGAAGCTCCCCTTCCGGCGGAATGCGACTCCCGGAACTCCTCCAGGGCCGGAGCCGCTTTCAAGCGCGTCGATCAGCTCCCGGAAAGTCGATTCCCCCTGGCCGGCAACGACATAGTCGACGCAGCCCGCGGCGAGGACGGTCTCCGTGTGAATGGTTGGGAACGTGCCCCCCCAGATGACGGTCACGGAGGGGAACGCCGCTTTCAGTTCTTTTGAGATGGCCACAGCCCTCACAAGCTGGGGCCCCGGCATGACCGTCAGCGCCACATGCCGCACACCCCGCCGGGTGATGAGCTCGCGGAGGGGTTTCCCCGCCTCGCCGTCGAGGTTCTCATCCACGAAATGCCATTCGTATCTCCCCTCGATGCCGGACGCCACGGCCAGGAGAGAGAGCGGGAGCCTGTGATTCCACCGGGCGCTCCGGGGGTTGACGAAGGCGATCATAAAGCCGCCGGCTCCATCCGAAGCGGAGCTTCCACTGCCGTCGCCGGGTCTCGCCGTCCGGTCAGGAACATGATCCAAAGGAGGACGAGGGCCCCATAGAGCCTCGGAAAACCGGCGATCCCGAGCCAGCTATTCTGGAACATAGGATCATAATACGGAATTTTGGGAACAAGCAACAACAATGCGGCCCCGAACGCCGCGACGCCTCCCGCCTGCAAGGATCCGGAAAGGCTCTTGTAGCAGATCAGGAGCGGGATGAGGAGCAGGACGTAGTGATAGTCGAAGAGGAGGGGCGCCGTCACTACGCTGAGAATCATTCCGGTTGCGAACGGCAGATCGAGCCCCCCGCGGCCGCAGGCGCGCACCGCCCGAACGAGCAGCAGGATCCCGGCCGCAAGGAAACAGGCCATGAGGGGACGGACCAGCCCCGGCAGTTCGAGCCATGGATGAGAATGCCACTCGTCGCGCACCAGGAACCAGCTGAAAAAGCTCCCGACCGTCTGCTGGTAGGTCGCCGAGGCAGGGATCGCGGAGAGGAAGTGTCCGACCTGGGAGGCGTAGGCGATCCACGTGTCATAACCGACCGCGAGCGAAGAAAGCCCGGCCACGAGCATGAAGATGACGATCGTGCATCCGAGCAGGAGCCATTCCTTTCGGAGGAGCGCCACGAGCAG contains:
- a CDS encoding ABC transporter permease, whose protein sequence is MKIVTHIVSLLAGPAIASAASLLVGAVFIVGLGKNPLDVYGLFFSQTFGSAYGIGQVLFKATPLMFTGLAAAISFRAGLFNIGAEGQLTVGAFVTALVGFSGEGLPPLVLIPAALLAGMAGGALWGFVPGLLKARFGSHEVINTIMMNFIASALVSYLVSNVFFVPASVHTPRIAQAAEIPRLEAVMDQLRGAPVNFSLLLAVLACFGIYFLLWRTRPGYELRATGLNRNAALYGGIRVRGQMIIAMTLSGALAGLVGSNFVLGYKHYFELGFSEGIGFIGIAVALLAKNHPVGIIATALFFGVLEYGSLTINTLVPKELANILQAIIILFVIILTRLANRWMLRFRQRAATLAPA
- a CDS encoding ABC transporter ATP-binding protein, which codes for MYLAELQDITKTFGAVKANDRVTVRIRKGEIHALVGENGAGKSTLMKILYGMYAPDAGRISVDGREVRMTSPRKAISLGIGMLHQHFMLIPTFTVTENIILGTEPGGRFGSLNMRDAEREIDRLSETYRLQVDSRAKIDSLSVGLQQRVEILKILYRKAELLILDEPTPVLTPQEVEEFFGTIRLLKSQGKTVILITHKLSEVISISDRVTVMRHGSVAGEVETRSTNVRELARMMVGDEAGAPAEKTSSRTPDPRVIIRNLSAMNERNLPVVRDVSLSIAGGEILGIAAVEGNGQSDLVHVLAGLRPASAGSVEIGGIHLLPGSREIAVAHIPEDRLKFGIIVEFSMAENLILGRHRERLFSRHSLLRQKAIDEYSEWIIREYNVRPPDARLPAGSLSGGNQQKVVIGRELSKGTEFIIACQPTRGLDIRAIDFVHRAMIRERNLGRAILLVSSDLSELLSLSDRIVVMYEGRITGSFRSSGTSERELGLYMTGSQKQEAAALN
- a CDS encoding BMP family ABC transporter substrate-binding protein, whose translation is MKIGTYAIRRLRTCAILLLSLLGLLGGGCGKKNNQEQSPPSLTVGLVFDVGGRGDKSFNDAAYRGLERAKKELGINFEYLEPGPGADREAALRQFASRADIGLIFGIGFIFTDDITNVAKEFPGKNFACVDYTYDSSKALPPNLVALEFKEEEGSFLVGALAALMTKTNVIGFVGGMQSPLIKKFEVGYVAGAKYANPGCDVLVSYAGITGDAFKNPGKGKELGLGQYGRGADIIYHASGVTGLGVFEAAREKHKLAIGVDSDQYLEAPGYILTSMIKVVDNSVFEIIKAQKEGKFPGGRAVMFDIRSKGVDYIYDEHNKALIPDNVHSKVEEIRSKIISGEIKVSYQ
- a CDS encoding thymidine kinase, encoding MEPVTLHNMPFNTGWIEVITGCMFSGKTEELIRRLRRAQIAKQQVVIFKPKVDNRYSTTQIVSHSEQFLTSNVIDNPLEICDLGGKAQVIGVDEAQFFEPSLIEVCERLANSGKRVIIAGLDQDYRGRPFGPMPELLALGEYITKTLAICMVCGNPADRTQRITQQQELVVVGARDVYEARCRKCFVPPSESER
- the cdd gene encoding cytidine deaminase, producing the protein MNYQALAKAAKQAKKHSYSPYSRFRVGAALLAKSGKVYSGCNIESSSFSLTICAERTALFKAVSESEKSFSAMAIATDSEEFVSPCGACRQVIHDLAGNIELILVNSKGKTKSYKSGALLPVPFRDKLLPIQHADGTSHPS
- a CDS encoding HemK2/MTQ2 family protein methyltransferase is translated as MSIRTIARRACFSVAYRFYARPRLGRTDRARVMGYTLDVPPGVFHPGLFFSSKTFAHYLQEAPLEGKAVLDMGCGSGILSLVAAGRGASVTSIDINPAAAEATRVNASRARVRVRALCGNLFEPLGAGERFDTILFNPPFYTGNPKDMAAMAWHGGADYAIIRGFFSLAGRFVRKAGSILLILSSDMEIPRVSGIARAAGFSMECVHTRALFFEELSVYEARLLP
- a CDS encoding radical SAM protein, with protein sequence MAARGLSRPVVILYNPVAPYYTIPLQYLALASVIDPARYEVRIIDARIEKSGWHAHKKVLDLLPRAVCVGVSVITGTPIKDAVAISALAKKSAPGVPVVWGGWHPSIFPEQCLREGAADFCVSGQGEVTFAELLDALDSGGGVEGIAGLAYLRNGEFVRNPERKFIDINNFPSYDYGLVPIETYFRLKGRRQIDFYSSQGCPYRCGFCADPYVYSRRWSGLKTRRMMSDVFEVVRKYRVEDVLFQDENFFANRNRVLEFCRGINESDFRFSWAATSRADQIAPLDDDLLREVARANLRKVMIGAESGSQEMLDLMKKDTLAEEAVISAEKLARHGIGAAFGFIVGFPEEGFEDTLKTLDIIKQIKRIDPGMEFNIFFFTPYPGTELYEQIVRKGYRLPASLAEWSDIDFILYSGYWVREDEREYVNRFKFYAKLATENRSVRLWTNPVRYVAAQRLKKDFYKLPVEKEIINFVRYKLLHRVNW
- a CDS encoding radical SAM protein, with amino-acid sequence MIAFVNPRSARWNHRLPLSLLAVASGIEGRYEWHFVDENLDGEAGKPLRELITRRGVRHVALTVMPGPQLVRAVAISKELKAAFPSVTVIWGGTFPTIHTETVLAAGCVDYVVAGQGESTFRELIDALESGSGPGGVPGVAFRRKGSFVKNPPRPFAHPDDLPPLPYDRIDLRRYLARTYLGRRTIGYHSSYGCPFTCGFCAVAAIYDGRWLAKDPHAVAKDLFELQEKYQIDSVEFFDDNFFVSEVRTRELAMNLLGRGISWWGDARIDTLMHFSDSTLALMRASGCKMIFMGAETSSEETLRLMNKGGTQTPDLVLEFVKRIKDFDIIPELSFVFGSPSGDVEAGIDRDIRYIRRVKEINPGAEIIFYVYAPVLLPGSRMYEEAKTHGFEYPKTLEEWVSPKWQHLDLRKESATPWLRAHHIVKIRNFERVLNAYYPTVSDLKLTAARKAFLRAVSGWRYNLKFYTAPYEVRFVLSKLLRYRQPEIEGAEQYGR
- a CDS encoding glycosyltransferase family 87 protein, with translation MSGPALRKIAIAILVLSAGFFLVRVIPYANRPTAGFMAGYFAARMLLTHQPMSKLYDANFFEEFSRAGSGLPHGEIYTVNTPVLPFLFLPLALLPMDEAKLLWEVISLVCLLAALALLYRHLGLTPLERIVMSALAFAFTPVYLNFVWGQLYVFLLLLHAGLLFFWSRGLIVGASASIALMLALKGYGVFFLLVALLRKEWLLLGCTIVIFMLVAGLSSLAVGYDTWIAYASQVGHFLSAIPASATYQQTVGSFFSWFLVRDEWHSHPWLELPGLVRPLMACFLAAGILLLVRAVRACGRGGLDLPFATGMILSVVTAPLLFDYHYVLLLIPLLICYKSLSGSLQAGGVAAFGAALLLLVPKIPYYDPMFQNSWLGIAGFPRLYGALVLLWIMFLTGRRDPATAVEAPLRMEPAAL